Part of the Candidatus Methylomirabilota bacterium genome, CTTCTTCCTCAAGAAGCAGCTCTTCTGGGCCGCTCTCGGCGGCGGTCTCCTCTGGGCCGCCCTGCGTCTGGACTACCGCCGGCTCGAGCGCCTCGTGATCCCGCTGCTCGTGATCTCATTCGTGCTCCTCGTCCTCGTGCTGGTGCCGCCGTTCGGCCAGTCCATCAACGGCACGCGGCGCTGGTTCCGCATCGGGCCGCTCTCGTTCCAGCCGGTGGAGCTGGCCAAGTTCTCCCTCGTGCTCTACCTGGCGTCGTTCCTCACCAAGCGGCGCGAGGAGATCCGGACGTTCTGGCAGGGCCTCTTCCCCCTCCTCCTCGTGGCGGGAACGATGGCGGTGCTCACACTCGTACAGCCCGACCTCGGCAATAGCCTCGCCCTCGTGGTGCTGACCCTGGTGCTGGCGTACCTGGCGGGCGCGCGCGTGCAACACATGGCGTGGATCGCCGCCGCCGCGCTGCCCCTGGTCGCCCTCGCGGTGGCGCTCAAGCCCTATCGCTGGCGGCGCATGCTCGCGTTCGTGAACCCGTGGGACGACCCCCAGGGCGCCGGGTTCCAGATCATCCAGTCGTTCCTGGCCTTGGGCTCGGGCGGCCTCTTCGGCCGCGGCCTGGGCGAGTCGAAGCAGAAGCTCTTCTACCTCCCGGAGCCCTATACGGACTTCATCTTCGCCATCCTCGGCGAGGAGTTGGGGCTGATCGGGGCCATGCTCGTGGTGGGGCTCTTCGCGGTGTTGATCTGGCGCGGGCTCCGAGTGGGGCTGCGCGCTCCCGACGCCTTCGGGAGCTATCTCGCCCTCGGCATCACCGTGATGCTGGCGACCCAGACGCTGGTGAACCTGGGCGTGGTGACGGGCGCGCTCCCCACCAAGGGGTTGCCGCTGCCCTTCGTGTCCTTCGGGGGCTCCGCGCTCCTCATGACGATGTTCTCGGCGGGGGTGCTCCTCAACATCTCCCAGCACGCCACCGGCGGGCCGTCCTGGGAGGAGACGCCGGGCCATGTTTAAGCGCTACCAGCACCTGCACTTCGTGGGCATCGGCGGCGCGGGCATGAGCGGCATCGCCGAGGTGCTGCTGAACCTGGGCTACCGCGTGACCGGCTCCGACGCGCGGCGCGGGGAGATGGTCGAGCGCCTCGAGCGCCTGGGTGCCAAGGTGTTCATCGGCCACGACGCGTCCCACGTCGAGGGCGCCCACGTGGTCGTCTATTCCTCCGCCGTCGCCCGCGACAACGTCGAGGTCCAGGCGGCCCGGCTGCGCGGCATCCCGGTCATTCCCCGCGCCGAGATGCTCGCCGAGCTGATGCGGCTCAAGTACGGCATCGCCGTCGCGGGCACCCACGGCAAGACCACCACGACCTCGATGGTGGCAGCGGTGCTGGGGGCGGGCGGCTTCGATCCCACCGTGGTGGTGGGCGGCCGAGTCCACGGCCTCGGCGCCAACGCGCGGCTCGGGCAGGGAGAATTCCTCGTCGCCGAGGCGGACGAGTCCGACGGCTCGTTCCTCAAGCTCTCGCCCACGATTGCCGTCGTTACCACCATCGACGCGGAGCACCTGGACCACTACGGCAGCCTCGACGCCGTCCGCGCGGCCTTCCTCACCTTCGCGAACAAGGTGCCGTTCTATGGCGCCGCCGTGCTGTGCCTGGATCAGCCGAACATCCAGCAGATGATTCCCGCCGTCGAGAAGCGCGTGATCACCTACGGGCTCGAGGCCAGCGCCGACCTCACCGCGCGGCGGCTCGAGTTCGCGGGCACCACCGCCCGCTTCGAGGTGCTGCGGCGCGGTCGCGCCCTCGGACCGGTGTCGCTCCAGGTGCCGGGTCGGCACAACGTGCTCAACGCCCTCGCCGCCGTCGCGGTGGGGCTCGACCTCGACATGCCCTTCGACGTCATCGCGGGCGCGCTCGCCGGATTCACGGGCGTGCAGCGCCGCTTCCAGATCCGCGGGGAGGCCCGCGGTGTCCTCGTGGTGGACGACTATGGACACCATCCCGCCGAGATCCGCGCCACCCTCGCCGCCGCCAAGGCGGGGTACGACCGACGCGTCATCACGGTGTTCCAGCCGCACCGCTACAGCCGCACGCGCGACCTGCGTCAGGAGTTCCTCACCGCCTTCAACCAGGCCGATGTGCTGGTGGTGATGGACATCTACGGCGCCGGCGAGACGCCCATCCCGGGCGTCAGCGCGCGCGATCTCGCCGAGGGCATCGCCGCCCACGGCCATCGTGAAGTGCACTACATGAACGGCGACCGCGCGGCGGTCGTCGCCTTCCTGTGTGAATCCACGCGCTCCGGGGATCTCGTGCTGACCCTCGGAGCCGGTGATGTGGGTGCGCTGGGCGCCGAGGTGCTCGCCCGACTGAGCGGGACCGGCGCCGAGCCCGAGAGGAGATAACGCATGCTCGGAGAGATCCGTGGCGAGGTGCGTTTCAAGGAGCCCCTCAGCTTCCACACGTCCCTGCGCATCGGCGGCCCCGCCGATTTCTTCATCGTGCCGCAGGACGTGGAGGACATCCGCCTGGCGCTGGCCTTCGCGGACAAGGAGCAGCTCGCCGTCGAGGTGG contains:
- the ftsW gene encoding putative lipid II flippase FtsW, with protein sequence MPRKVAPDVWLFGVVMALVFLGVVMVYSASAIVAADRFGDPFFFLKKQLFWAALGGGLLWAALRLDYRRLERLVIPLLVISFVLLVLVLVPPFGQSINGTRRWFRIGPLSFQPVELAKFSLVLYLASFLTKRREEIRTFWQGLFPLLLVAGTMAVLTLVQPDLGNSLALVVLTLVLAYLAGARVQHMAWIAAAALPLVALAVALKPYRWRRMLAFVNPWDDPQGAGFQIIQSFLALGSGGLFGRGLGESKQKLFYLPEPYTDFIFAILGEELGLIGAMLVVGLFAVLIWRGLRVGLRAPDAFGSYLALGITVMLATQTLVNLGVVTGALPTKGLPLPFVSFGGSALLMTMFSAGVLLNISQHATGGPSWEETPGHV
- the murC gene encoding UDP-N-acetylmuramate--L-alanine ligase, producing the protein MFKRYQHLHFVGIGGAGMSGIAEVLLNLGYRVTGSDARRGEMVERLERLGAKVFIGHDASHVEGAHVVVYSSAVARDNVEVQAARLRGIPVIPRAEMLAELMRLKYGIAVAGTHGKTTTTSMVAAVLGAGGFDPTVVVGGRVHGLGANARLGQGEFLVAEADESDGSFLKLSPTIAVVTTIDAEHLDHYGSLDAVRAAFLTFANKVPFYGAAVLCLDQPNIQQMIPAVEKRVITYGLEASADLTARRLEFAGTTARFEVLRRGRALGPVSLQVPGRHNVLNALAAVAVGLDLDMPFDVIAGALAGFTGVQRRFQIRGEARGVLVVDDYGHHPAEIRATLAAAKAGYDRRVITVFQPHRYSRTRDLRQEFLTAFNQADVLVVMDIYGAGETPIPGVSARDLAEGIAAHGHREVHYMNGDRAAVVAFLCESTRSGDLVLTLGAGDVGALGAEVLARLSGTGAEPERR